Below is a genomic region from Desulfovibrio intestinalis.
CAAAGTTGCCAAGGAAGATCTGGGCAAGGTCATTGGCAAGCAGGGGCGCACGGCACGAGCCATGCGCACCATTCTGAGCGCCGCATCCATCAAGTGCAAAAAACGCACTGTGCTGGAAATTCTGGAATAGCGCCGAGTACTATGGCGGATTCATGGATTCATATGGGCACGCTTGCGAGGCCCCACGGCATTAAAGGGGAGATCTGCATCGACTGGTATGCAGACTCTCCCCTGCTTTTGACTACCCCTCTCTGGATTCAGGCGGGCGATGCTGAACCGCGTCGTATCCGGCCTTTGGCCGTTCGCAGTCACAAGGGGCGTCCCCTGCTCTTGCTTGAGGGCGTGGCAGACCGCACCGCTGCTGAAAACTTTCGTGGATATAAGCTGCTCACCAAGCGAGATTCCCTGCCAGAGCCGGAAGACGACGAAGTCTATCTGGAAGACCTGCTTGGCGGCGATGTGCTGTTGCCCGACGGGCAACGCATTGGTACGCTTGACCATTTCGAGTATCCCGCTGATCTTGAAATGTGGGTCATCATGACGGATGACGGCAAGGAAGTACTTTTTCCTGCAAGACCGGAATTCATCGTGGGCTTTGATGTGGATGCCCCGGCAGTGGTCATTGATCCACCGGAAGGATTATTGGATATTTATCTCTCGGATACTTCAGAGAAAAAGTAATGGCTGTTGGGGCGCTATCGCCTTACACCGAAATTTTATTGGCTGCTGTTGCCTGTAGGCGCGGCAGCCCTTTTCTTTTGGTTTACGTCCTGAGCAAGGGGCTGATGTTTTTCGTGTGGTCGGGCATGCGTTTGGTGACAATGACGTGTGCACTGCAAGTAATAGCTTGTGGCAGCTTGCCACGCTCACAAGATGCCTTATCTCTTTGGGTAACACGAGGAAAATCATGCCTGAATTGCCAGAAGTTGAAACAATTGTCAGAACGCTGCGGCCTCATGTGCAGGGATGCATTATCACAAATGCGCAGGTGTTACGCGCCACCAGCCAGCACCCTTTGAGTGTTCCGCTGGAAGATTTGCGTGGATGCCGCATTGTAGAAGTAGGGCGGCGCGGAAAACTGCTACTTATGCATCTGGACGCCACGCAGGCTGAAAATGCAGCTGTGCGCAAATATAAAGACCTGCGGCTAGCCGTGCACCTGCGTATGACCGGGCGGCTTATGCCCTATGCTGCCCACACTGAGCCCGGTACCCACACCCGGTGCATACTTGATCTGGATATGCCCCCGGCGCAAGGGCAGACAAGTAAAGATGTTTTGTGCGCTGGAGAAACCCCTTCAGAGCAGGCGAAAGACGAGCTGGAGCAGCGTGAGGGTAAGGCTGGTATTGTGCATGAAGGGCCGCGCCGTTTATTTTTTGACGATGTGCGCGCTTTCGGTCTCATGCTGGCGGGACCCTCCGATATTTTTGAGCGCTGGCCCTTCTGGAGTGGGCTTGGCCCCGAGCCATTGGGCATGACGAAAAAAGATTTTATCAGGGCTATTTCCGGCAGAAAATCAGCCATTAAGGGCGTGCTGCTGGATCAAAAAATTCTGGCGGGGGTCGGCAACATCTATGCAGACGAAAGCTTGTTTGCCGCAGGCATTGATCCGCGTCACAAGGCCGCAGATCTTACGGCCGAACAGGCGAAATGTCTGCTGAAGTGCTTGCAGGACGTGCTGAATTTGTCCATATCCCAGTGCGGCAGCTCCATACGCGACTACAGGGACGCCAACGGCGATGCAGGAGCTTTTCAAAATACTTTTGCGGTGTATGGCCGCGGCGGCCAGCCATGCAAAAAATGCGGTAGGCTCCTTGAAAAAGCCAAAGTGTCGGGACGCAGCACGGTTTACTGCTCACACTGTCAGAGTTAGCAGTTTTAAAAATCGTTCTGACATTATACAAGGTGGTTCAGCGGACCATCAGGCTGTTGCCGAAGCATCGGTTCTGGCTAGTGTCTGTGACATCTCGGCAATAAAATTCATCTTGTGGCGACACTGCTTGTGGCGACACTGCCTAACAGGCTCAACCTGCCGCCCGGAGCACAGGCGGTCATTAAAACGATCAGAGCAGATAAGCATAGGTAATGCTTATCCGCTCTGAGTTTCAGTTTCGCTCATTATAACGAAGACAGCAATGCTACTTGGCTGTTAAACAAATATTTCAGCGTAAAATATTTACGAGCGAGCCATTGCCATGCCCAGTTCAAAGGCCTTTTGGCAATCCTTGGGAAACTCCTCATTTTTCCGCTTCAGTTTGGCTTCTTCAGAGAAGCATTCCACCTTGTATTTGCTGTAGTCCATAAACTGATATGTATCATTCACATAAAGTACGGAAGGCGGCGTCAGCATTCTGCCCGTAAAATACTCCATACCGCCAAGATGTTCAGGATAGTTCATGTCTCTCATGGCAGCGTCTGTGACGTTCATCGTGTAGATAAAGGCTGTTTTCATTTTCTTGGGGGCGATGGAAGAATAGGTGGCATCGTACACGAGATAGGGGAAAAGAAAGCGCTCAAAGAAAGAACGCATTTCGCCAGTGATGCCTTTGAAGTATATAGGCGAGCCAAAGATAATGCCGTCGGCGAGAGAAAGTTTTTCCAGCACAGGGGCCAGCTCGTCTCGTACCGCGCACTTGCCGTACGATTTTCCGCCCAGGCGCTTGCACTCGAAGCAGCTTATACAGCCTTTGTACGAATAGTCGTAAAGGTGCAGCATTTCTGTCTGCGCATCAGGAAGAACAGCCGACACGCCTTCAAGGGCTTTGGCCAACACCGTGGCTGTATTGTGTTTCTTTCTCGGGCTTCCGTTAATAGCGTAAAATTTCATGGTTTTCTCCTAATAAAAAGTGCCGTGAGGCATTCTTGCACATCTGCGCCGTGCGTTGTATCGACAAACATACTTTAAAGCATTTTACCTTTAAAATGCTCAGGTGGCTGCGTGAGCAAACGCTCGCCGTGGAGGCGTAAGCGCTATTTATGCGCTGCTAAGCGCCGCAGCTAGCGTATCTTAAACTTTGAGAACGTATATTCTCAAAGTTCGTCTATTCTAAAGGAAGCGCAGGTTAAAAAACAAGTACGCAGTTTTTTCTAACCTGAGATGCGGGCTTTGTTCGTGGCAAAAGAGGCAGAGAATATGTCTGCCCAGGAAGGCATTTCAAGGAGCACCAGCTTATGCAGGCAAAAGTGGCGGTTGGCTATAGCACGGTTTTACCGCGAGAAAGTGTTTATGAAGTTCCCTGTCCCTTGATTCATGCACTGAATCTCATTGGCGGCAAGTGGAAACTTCCTATTCTCTGGCATCTGGCAGATACAGGCTGTTGCGGCTTCAATGCCCTTGGCCGGGAAGTGACCGGAATCACCAATATGATGCTTGGAAAATGCCTTAAAGAGCTGGAGGCTGACGGTCTGATCAGTAGAACAGAGCTTGAAGGCAAAGTGCGCCGTGTGCAATATGCCCTGACTGCGCAAGGCTGGCGACTGCTTCCCACACTGAAAGGGCTTTACCAGTGGGGCAAAGAGCATCTGGAAATTGAATTCGCAGCCCAGCAGAAGTAGTGATACTCGGCCAGCTCGTGGCGACGCTGCCTGGCGCTCTCACCTTGCGATCTGTTAATCTTTAATTTTGTCTGTATCTTCTGCAAGTTCTTTGCGGCTTGGGGATCCGCCCCGGCTGGCTTCCTTTCTGCCGCCTTTTGCTTCCTCATGGCTCGCTCTCTGGGTCTCAACATGCACGCTGGCATCCTGCCCTTTGTCCCTTGGCCAGATCAGGCTTACCTGCCCGTCCCGCCCTGTGAACAACAGGGGTATCGCCGCGTTGTCCAACCAAGCCCGCACCTTTTTGCCTGGGTAGCCGTAGCGGTTTTCAAATCCGCAGGCCGCAACTACTATTCTGGGCTGCACAGCCTCATAAAAATCGGGCAGGTAGCTGCTGTCTGAACCGTGATGGGGCAGCACCAGCACTTCGGCCCGAAGGTCCATCCCCTTATCCAGCATATGCCGCAGGCTTTTACGTTCGGCGTCGCCGGGAATGATAGCCAGCCCCTTGCCATGCTGGGTCAGCTTTGCCACCAGGGACGCGTTATTGCCCTCCCATGCGGCGTTGACGGCGCTGTTCGTCACGGGGCTGATCTTGTTGGCGCGCGGCGGATGCAGAATTTCCAGTTGCAGGCCATTGGCTGGATTGCCAAGAAGTATAATGTCGCCTTGCGCAAGAGGCTGGGCCATATGCTCTTGCCGTACCTTGGCCCAGATTTCTCCCCAGCCATTTCTGGCGTCACTGCTGTTGCGTCCGTTGTCAAACAGGGCGCTTACACCAAACTGCCGTAAAATATGCACCAAGCCGCCCATGTGGTCCAGATCGGGATGGCTGTTCAGCACCGCGTTCACGCGTGGCGCATCGTTGTAGAGCAAGACCGGGGCTACGATGTTCTGGCCGGGATCAAACCGTGGTGACGCGCTGCCGCCGCCGTCCAACATCATGCGCACATGCCCCGGCAGGCGAAGAACCACGGCCTGACTTTGGCCGACATCCAGCACGTCCAGACGTATCTCTGGCGACAGGCGTTCTGACAGCCGCAATATGGGGCCAGCAAAAAGCAGCAGTCCCCCTGCCAGCAAGAGGCGAAGTGCCGCTTTGGGCAGGGTGGGGCGTCCTGCCTTGAAAGCCAGTGCCGTAAGCAGGGCGGCAAAGGCGGGCAGGGCTGTCCAGTGCGGGCGCAGCATGGATGGAGCTGACAAAAAGCCGCTTTCAGCCAGCCAGTCCAGCATATCTACCAGCCACTGACACGGCAAAGCTGCCACGTCCAATATCAGGCGGGCAGCGGGCTCCATACCCGTTGCCGCGCATAACAAACCCAGAACAGAGGCTGGCAATACAAAAAGATCAGCCACAGGCAGCCATGCCACATTGAGAGGAAACCAGAATCCGGCGTTGCCGAAAAGAAGCATGTTGAGCGGCAGCAGAACCACCTGCACACAGAGCGAGACTAGAAAAATGCGCAGCAGCGTACGGCCCCACCAGAACAGGCGTGCACGCAACCCTCTTGCAGAAAAAGTATCTGCTTCCGGCGTTAATTGCCGCAGCCAGGGCAGGCTCAATCCGATGGCTCCCACGCACAGGGCCGAGAGTTGCAACCCTGTATCAAAAACATTCAACGGAGCGGCCACGGTGATGCACAGAAGCGCCGCGCACAAAGCGTCCAGCGTTGTGCGCGGGCGGCCTATAGTGAGCCATAGCGCTACCACAAAAAGCATGACCGTAGCCCGCAGCAGAGATGCCGGAGCGTTTCCCAGCCATAAGTAGGCCAGTGCCGGAGGCAGGGACGCCAGTATGACCCACAGCGTTTTGGGGTGGTGCAGGTAGATGCCAGGACGCAGGCGAGCCAGAGTCAACACACAGGCCAGCCCAAGCATACCCGCAATAACCAGATGCTGGCCTGAAAGAGCCAGACTGTGCACAAGAGTGGCGGCCGCGAAATTGTTCAGGGTTGCCTGATCCAGATACTGTCTGTCTCCGAAAAGCAGGGCCAGAAGAATAGCCTTGCCCTGGCTCAGTTCAGAGCCGCCAGACTGTGAAGTGAAACCAGCGGAGGCATATTGGGGATTTGAAACGTCAGGCGCAACATCATTGGGATGAAGCAGTGGAGGCTGCATCAGGGGGGCCTTCAGGGCCGTCAGAAAATCCGAACGCAGGATTTCACGCCAATGGGCAGAACGTCCGGGTTCGCCTTGCAAAAGAGGTTCAGCGCGCTCGCCCTGCGTCCACATGCGCCAGTGTACGCCCTGTGCCGCCCACCAGAGTTCCCACGGCAATTGCCCAACGTTGGCGAACCCCTGCATGGGGATGGGCCGCAGATTGAGGCAGAGGTTTTGCCCCGGCAGGGGCCGCAAAGGCGGATTTTCCCATGTGAGCGCGGCAAGGCTGGTCAGCGGCGCTGGGGCCGGACCCTGTTCAGCGGGAACTGCTGTTTGCTCGCTCTGCTCGTGGCCGACGGGGATAACTTTTGCCTGTTCTGCCATTTCAGGCATCAGGCCAGAGAGCAGTAACCGTAACCTCTGGTCAGGCAAGCCCTGGCTGTCAGTGACTGTGCCGCAAACGCGCAAGTTTTTGCTCCCTTGCGCCAGCCAGAGTAGTTGTTCCGGGTTGGAAAGCCCCTGTTGCCACGGACTGCCGAACAATTGCCACTGTGCGGTCAGCAGCCCGGCAACAGCCAGCATTGAGCAGAAAGCAAGGCGGGTTATCCGCCACAGGCGTCTGTCAGCCAGAATCAGGAGAAAAAGGCAAAGAAGGGTCTGTTGCGGCCACACAGCAGAGGCAATGCCGCCTATCCAGAAGCAAAGGCAGGTCTGCCAGAACAAAGGGGCTTGCAGGGGCGGGTAGCGCATACCTTTTCGTGCCCGTAAAAAACCGCCGATCGGTTGCCGTTCGGCGGGTCATACATTGGCTGTGTCGGCTGCACCGACGGTATCAGCGCAATTGCCTAGCTTCTGCCATCATGTTCTGTTCAAACAGGTGTTGTGCGCTTTTTGTGCACAAATCTTTTTGTTCCACCGCTGCCGGGGCTGCCCTTGTATTGCTGCCTTGCCGGTCAGGCCACTACACGAAGGCTCGTTAGACGGCGCAAGAAAGCTTGGCGCAACGCTGACTGGAACATGTAAGCTTTTCTAAGGAACCGCTGATTTATCCCGTTTGGCGGCGTTGTTGCACTCTTTTTGAAACAGTGGAAGACGAAAGAGTCCACTCCTGCTTCAAAAAAAGATCGCGCCTTGCCAAACGAAATAACTGCGTGTTTCCAGGAGGCTCTTTAAATCAGTGCCTCCCTAAACTTAAAATGCTTTACGACAGTTCGCGGGCCATGTCCCGCTCTTCAGCGCGTTTTTTAAGGCTTTCGCGATGGTCGTGCAATTTCTTGCCCCGGCCTATGGCTACTTCTACCTTGACTTTGCCCCGTTTGAGGTACAGGCGAACAGGCACAACCGTCAGGCCTTTCTGGGCCACAAGACCTGCCAGCTTGGCAATTTCACGCTGGTGCAGCAGCAGTTTTCTGGCGCGGTCCGGCTCTTGCGGCGCGTAGCCCGCATTGGAGTAAGGAGCCACATGCAGAGAGACCAGCCAGGCTTCACCCCGGCGAAAATCTACATAGCTATCGATAAAGTTGACCTTGCCCGCGCGAATGCTTTTGACTTCAGGGCCGGTAAGTATAATGCCAGCCTCTGTAAACTCAGAAAGTTCATAGAGGTGGCGGGCCTTTTTATTAACGGCAATAGTGGAAGGTGATGTTTTTTGGCTCATGGCTGGCTGTGTGTCAAAAGGCTGGTGGTGTGAAAGGCCAGTTCCGGCCCAAGAGATTGGTGTAATTGCTCGCGAACCATGCGGCGGGACGCGGCAACATCAGTGCTCAGGAGCACGCTGTGGGCCAGTTCCATGCAGGTTTCGGCACTGAGCTGGCGGATAAGGTGCTTCAAGCCCGGCACAAAGCGTGGAGCCGCAGATATCGTATCTACCCCCATGCCCAGCAACAAGGCCATGCCCAGGGGGTCCGAGGCCAGTTCGCCGCAGACGGAAACTCCTATGCCTTCGCGGTGGGCTGCGTCAACAATATGTTTGAGCGAGCGTACCACAGCGGGGTGCAGGGGTTCATTAAGATATGCCACATGGCGGTTGTTGCGGTCTATGCCCATAATGTAGTGTATGAGGTCATTGGTGCCAATGCTGAAAAAATCGCATTCCCTGGCAAGGGCATCGCAAATGAGGGCCGCCGCCGGAGTTTCTATCATGACGCCCAAGGGAAGCACTGGCGCGTGCGGCAGGTTTTGCGCGGTCAGCTCCTGATGCATTTCCTGTATAATACGGCGCACCTGCTGCACTTCGTCCAGGCCTGAAACCATAGGCAGCATGATGGCCACGTTGCCGTGAACTCCGGCCCGCATCAGCGCGCGCAACTGGGTGCGAAAAAGACCCTGATGGCGCAGGCAAAAACGTATGCCGCGCAGCCCGAGGGCGGGATTGGGTTCCTTGAGGGCAGCCTGGGCATGCAGCATTTTATCCGCACCTACGTCAAGTGTGCGAAAAACAACGCGCTCAGGAGAAATCTTTTGGGCCACAACGGAGTATTCGGCCAGCAGTTCTTCTTCATCGGGCAGGCGGCCTTTGAGGTAGGCGAATTCCGTACGGTACAGGCCAACGCCGTCTGCTCCGCTGCGTGGTATTGCGGCAAGTTCTTCGTTGCTCTCCAGGTTGGCCTGAACCACCACGCGCACGCCGTCGCACATTTCTGCGGGCCAGCGTGCCGTCAGCAAGGTCAGCTCTTCCCATCCGGTGTATTCGAGGCGGCGGGCTTCATACCGGGCCAGATCCGCCTCGTCCGGTTCCAGCAGCACGCTGCCGCCAAGGCCGTCAATAATGACCAGTTCGTTTTCTCTGGCCACACTCACAAGTCCGGTAACGCCGGACAAGCAGGGAATATGCAGGCTGCGTGAAAGAATGGCTGTGTGCGAGGTTGGGCCACCCTCGGTAGTCAGAATGCCCAGCACGCAGTCCAGATTCAATTCCATAACGTCAGCCGGGGAAAGATCTTCAGCTACCAGCACTGCGGGTTCAGCCGAACCGGGAGTTTCAGTGGGGTCTGCGAACAGCCGTTCGCGCAGGCGCAGCCCCACGGCGCGGATGTCTTGCGCGCGGTCTCGCAGATAGGGGTCGTCCATTCCCCTGAACAGGGCGCACAATTCTTCAACCGTCAGACGCAAAGCCCAGGGCGCGGCAATGAGTTTTTGTTCAATGCGCGCGAGGGTAGCGTTGAGCAGCTTGGCATCGCGGGCCATTTCCATTTGTGCGGCAATGACATCACGATATTCGGCCAGATCTTCGGGCACGTTTTCCATTGTCGTTTGCAGTGATGCGCGCACATCTTCGGCGGCAAGGCGCAGGGCGGCCTGTTCAGCCTCCACTTCAGAAGGCGTGATGCGCCGTTCTTCATCCTGCTGCAACTTGTGCATGAAGCGCACCCGGCCAATGGCTATGCCGGGAGAAACGGGAGATCCAAAAAGTACCGCGCGGGCCATGTTAATCCTGCATGGTGCTGAGAAGGCGGGCCAGGCCACAGAGGGCCTCGCGGGCGTCATGCCCCTGAGCCAGAAGAGTCAGTTCCGCATTGAAGGGCGGAGCAAGGGAAAGAACATCGAGCATGCTTTTGGCGTCAACCTCGCCAGTATCGCTGACAAGCTGAATAGCCGCAGAGTAGCGCTGGGCTTCCTGCGCCAGTCGCGCTGCGGGTCGGGCGTGCAGGCCATTGCGC
It encodes:
- a CDS encoding winged helix-turn-helix transcriptional regulator, coding for MQAKVAVGYSTVLPRESVYEVPCPLIHALNLIGGKWKLPILWHLADTGCCGFNALGREVTGITNMMLGKCLKELEADGLISRTELEGKVRRVQYALTAQGWRLLPTLKGLYQWGKEHLEIEFAAQQK
- a CDS encoding flavodoxin family protein, with the protein product MKFYAINGSPRKKHNTATVLAKALEGVSAVLPDAQTEMLHLYDYSYKGCISCFECKRLGGKSYGKCAVRDELAPVLEKLSLADGIIFGSPIYFKGITGEMRSFFERFLFPYLVYDATYSSIAPKKMKTAFIYTMNVTDAAMRDMNYPEHLGGMEYFTGRMLTPPSVLYVNDTYQFMDYSKYKVECFSEEAKLKRKNEEFPKDCQKAFELGMAMARS
- the smpB gene encoding SsrA-binding protein SmpB, coding for MSQKTSPSTIAVNKKARHLYELSEFTEAGIILTGPEVKSIRAGKVNFIDSYVDFRRGEAWLVSLHVAPYSNAGYAPQEPDRARKLLLHQREIAKLAGLVAQKGLTVVPVRLYLKRGKVKVEVAIGRGKKLHDHRESLKKRAEERDMARELS
- the rimM gene encoding ribosome maturation factor RimM (Essential for efficient processing of 16S rRNA), encoding MADSWIHMGTLARPHGIKGEICIDWYADSPLLLTTPLWIQAGDAEPRRIRPLAVRSHKGRPLLLLEGVADRTAAENFRGYKLLTKRDSLPEPEDDEVYLEDLLGGDVLLPDGQRIGTLDHFEYPADLEMWVIMTDDGKEVLFPARPEFIVGFDVDAPAVVIDPPEGLLDIYLSDTSEKK
- a CDS encoding HPr family phosphocarrier protein, with product MEETIEETSRGLALRLCLNLRNGLHARPAARLAQEAQRYSAAIQLVSDTGEVDAKSMLDVLSLAPPFNAELTLLAQGHDAREALCGLARLLSTMQD
- a CDS encoding ComEC/Rec2 family competence protein, translated to MRYPPLQAPLFWQTCLCFWIGGIASAVWPQQTLLCLFLLILADRRLWRITRLAFCSMLAVAGLLTAQWQLFGSPWQQGLSNPEQLLWLAQGSKNLRVCGTVTDSQGLPDQRLRLLLSGLMPEMAEQAKVIPVGHEQSEQTAVPAEQGPAPAPLTSLAALTWENPPLRPLPGQNLCLNLRPIPMQGFANVGQLPWELWWAAQGVHWRMWTQGERAEPLLQGEPGRSAHWREILRSDFLTALKAPLMQPPLLHPNDVAPDVSNPQYASAGFTSQSGGSELSQGKAILLALLFGDRQYLDQATLNNFAAATLVHSLALSGQHLVIAGMLGLACVLTLARLRPGIYLHHPKTLWVILASLPPALAYLWLGNAPASLLRATVMLFVVALWLTIGRPRTTLDALCAALLCITVAAPLNVFDTGLQLSALCVGAIGLSLPWLRQLTPEADTFSARGLRARLFWWGRTLLRIFLVSLCVQVVLLPLNMLLFGNAGFWFPLNVAWLPVADLFVLPASVLGLLCAATGMEPAARLILDVAALPCQWLVDMLDWLAESGFLSAPSMLRPHWTALPAFAALLTALAFKAGRPTLPKAALRLLLAGGLLLFAGPILRLSERLSPEIRLDVLDVGQSQAVVLRLPGHVRMMLDGGGSASPRFDPGQNIVAPVLLYNDAPRVNAVLNSHPDLDHMGGLVHILRQFGVSALFDNGRNSSDARNGWGEIWAKVRQEHMAQPLAQGDIILLGNPANGLQLEILHPPRANKISPVTNSAVNAAWEGNNASLVAKLTQHGKGLAIIPGDAERKSLRHMLDKGMDLRAEVLVLPHHGSDSSYLPDFYEAVQPRIVVAACGFENRYGYPGKKVRAWLDNAAIPLLFTGRDGQVSLIWPRDKGQDASVHVETQRASHEEAKGGRKEASRGGSPSRKELAEDTDKIKD
- the ptsP gene encoding phosphoenolpyruvate--protein phosphotransferase — protein: MARAVLFGSPVSPGIAIGRVRFMHKLQQDEERRITPSEVEAEQAALRLAAEDVRASLQTTMENVPEDLAEYRDVIAAQMEMARDAKLLNATLARIEQKLIAAPWALRLTVEELCALFRGMDDPYLRDRAQDIRAVGLRLRERLFADPTETPGSAEPAVLVAEDLSPADVMELNLDCVLGILTTEGGPTSHTAILSRSLHIPCLSGVTGLVSVARENELVIIDGLGGSVLLEPDEADLARYEARRLEYTGWEELTLLTARWPAEMCDGVRVVVQANLESNEELAAIPRSGADGVGLYRTEFAYLKGRLPDEEELLAEYSVVAQKISPERVVFRTLDVGADKMLHAQAALKEPNPALGLRGIRFCLRHQGLFRTQLRALMRAGVHGNVAIMLPMVSGLDEVQQVRRIIQEMHQELTAQNLPHAPVLPLGVMIETPAAALICDALARECDFFSIGTNDLIHYIMGIDRNNRHVAYLNEPLHPAVVRSLKHIVDAAHREGIGVSVCGELASDPLGMALLLGMGVDTISAAPRFVPGLKHLIRQLSAETCMELAHSVLLSTDVAASRRMVREQLHQSLGPELAFHTTSLLTHSQP
- a CDS encoding KH domain-containing protein, coding for MKALIEYIARSLVDHPDEVQVSEVEGEQTTVLELKVAKEDLGKVIGKQGRTARAMRTILSAASIKCKKRTVLEILE
- the mutM gene encoding bifunctional DNA-formamidopyrimidine glycosylase/DNA-(apurinic or apyrimidinic site) lyase; its protein translation is MPELPEVETIVRTLRPHVQGCIITNAQVLRATSQHPLSVPLEDLRGCRIVEVGRRGKLLLMHLDATQAENAAVRKYKDLRLAVHLRMTGRLMPYAAHTEPGTHTRCILDLDMPPAQGQTSKDVLCAGETPSEQAKDELEQREGKAGIVHEGPRRLFFDDVRAFGLMLAGPSDIFERWPFWSGLGPEPLGMTKKDFIRAISGRKSAIKGVLLDQKILAGVGNIYADESLFAAGIDPRHKAADLTAEQAKCLLKCLQDVLNLSISQCGSSIRDYRDANGDAGAFQNTFAVYGRGGQPCKKCGRLLEKAKVSGRSTVYCSHCQS